A window of the Lasioglossum baleicum unplaced genomic scaffold, iyLasBale1 scaffold0057, whole genome shotgun sequence genome harbors these coding sequences:
- the LOC143219639 gene encoding uncharacterized protein LOC143219639 produces the protein MVALDIKNAFNSLRWKTISTELERRNTPEYLVRITKDYFRDREIAYSTICHEITLKAEMGVPQGFVLYYFHHLDKTEEKVNKVQGELARLMANDGGPTYAGRRLYYNITESITCYGGPMWPEKALKFNRNCKKIARIQRAGLNRSTGVWTKRLIPDPVIWKNRKYGSLNFRLTQCLTGHGVFKAYLFRIKKANNDKCWWCDERDDAEHTVFRCEKWEPQRMHLQIDLDQDLTVDTFSECILKNKDNWNKINTFINKIIDEKEKYEREL, from the exons ATGGTGGCACTTGATATCAAGAATGCTTTTAATTCATTAAGATGGAAAACCATCTCTACGGAACTAGAAAGGAGGAATACCCCAGAATACCTTGTCAGGATAACAAAGGATTATTTTAGGGACAGAGAGATCGCCTATAGCACGATATGCCATGAGATTACGCTGAAAGCTGAGATGGGGGTCCCACAGGGTTTTGTTCTGTACTACTTTCATCACTTAGACAAAACGGAAGAGAAAGTCAATAAAGTGCAAGGAGAACTCGCTCGACTAATGGCAAACGACGGAGGTCCAACCTACGCAGGACGTCGACTGTACTATAACATAACGGAATCAATAACTTGTTACGGCGGACCAATGTGGCCAGAGAAAGCACTTAAATTCAATAGAAACTGCAAAAAGATAGCAAGAATACAACGAGCAGGTCTGAACAGA AGCACAGGCGTATGGACCAAACGGTTGATCCCGGATCCAGTCAtatggaaaaatagaaaatacgggTCATTAAATTTCAGACTTACTCAATGTCTAACTGGACATGGAGTGTTCAAAGCATACCTGTTTAGGATCAAAAAAGCCAATAACGATAAATGTTGGTGGTGCGATGAGAGAGATGACGCAGAACACACAGTTTTCAGGTGCGAGAAATGGGAACCTCAAAGAATGCATCTCCAGATCGATCTAGACCAAGACCTCACAGTGGACACTTTCTCCGAGTGTATCCTAAAAAATAAAGATAACTGGAATAAGATTAACACCTTCATCAATAAAATTATCGATGAGAAAGAGAAGTACGAAAGGGAActataa